gtgtttatttttttcccattaatattTTACTCCCTCCCCTCAACCCTAGGCCACACACAGACAGCTCATGTAGTGCTTACACCATGGACAACACAAGAATGACTTATCCCCTGTCGTGGGGGAAGGCCAAGGACCTCAGACACTCCCTGAAAACCCACAAAGTCAAGTGGCATTTCTGCTCACACATCTTCCTCACCTCCCCTGACACTGCCCCCTGCCACCTCTCAGCTTAGCAAATGACCCATTGAGGCAGAGAAAGAGTCTGATGGGGAGCCGCTCTGTTTGAACAACATTTCTGTTCTCTCTGCAGTTACAGCCCTGCTGAGCCCCCCTCAGGCTACAGCTCTTGCCGTCAGATATGCATCCAAAAAGACAGGTGGCAGCTCTAAGAACCTCGGTGGAAAGTCACCAGGCAAACGCTTTGGCATCAAGAAAATGGAGGGTAAGGGTGTGACCTGGCTTCCACTTTCCACTTAGCACCCTACCCTGCTGTCCTGGCGTTCCTTTGAAGAGCGGGCAAACCACACAAGTGCCCTGTCCTGTACTCTCCATTTTGCTCACCAGAACATTTAGttccaaattaaagaaacagataaGACCTGAGGCGGGGTGGAGGGGCTGAGGAAGAGCAGATAGGTGGGAACCTTGGCCATGCGACTGCAGAGGAGGCTGCCgggtgggggacagggggctCCTTGTGCCAGACTGGGAGTTGGTCTTATCCAGGGGCAGGCTTAGAGGTTGGTATGTAGCATTTGGGCCAGGAAAGCGAGGGCTGCCATGGTTTCTTAGCAGTTCGCTGTGTTGCCTCATCGTGGGGGCCCAAAGGTAGCACACATATGGacttctcttccaggtcactatgTTCATGCTGGCAACATCCTTGCGACTCAGCGCCACTTCCGCTGGCACCCAGGTGCCCATGTGAGTTGCtctgtgccccccgccccccgtgttTTCTTCACCTCTCCATGCTCCTGAGCATAGTAATTATAACAGTTGCAATTATTGGGTGCTTACCAAATGCCAAGTGTCATGCTGATTCCTGGGCCTGCATTATCTCATATCATCCTAACCCCCATCCCTAGGGTAGGTAGGTGTCATCTCTGTTTTACAGGTAGGATTCCAGAAACTTAGAAGCAGGGGGTGGgtagtgacagagctgggatttgaaccaggtcTGCTTGACTCCCAAATCACTTTTTCGCTTTGGTAATAGCATTAGCTTGgttctctggggtctcctttctaACCCCCAGTTCTTGGAAGAGGATATTTCTAGtgatttaagatatttttttagTCTTGGGAAACtaatttcaatttattcatttttttttcatattttaaagaattcctCCTTTGATTAAAGTTATTATTAGATGGCTGAAAGATAActtgaatttaataaaatagaattcagtTTGTGGGCCAGAAATTAGGTCCATACCAGGCAGGGATTTGAGTTTCACCAAGTTGGTATTACTTGCTGAGGTAGGAAAGTTCTTTAAGACAGATCTATACTATAttctttacattatttaaaatattagtttagtTTCCTCTGTAATCAATTTCCTCCTGCCTTCTTACCTCTTTTTTGGCAGTTTTAGTAGGCACAGAAAGACTGACAGTAacctgtaattatttcaaaaatgctAATTTGTATGTGAATTGATTGTATGTGtagtagctttattttttttagaacttGAGACATTCCGTATGTGGCTGTGTTAATTcttcagacttaaaaaaataatgacaacaataataaaagctaATATGTTGCGACCCGGGCAGTATTCTAAGCTCTTTCtgattattaactcatttaatcctcaagatGACCCTatgaaatagttaatatttatctccattttgcagatgaaaaaagtGAGATACAGTGAAGTAAATTAACTTGCCCAGATCACACAATAGTAAGTAGtagtgctgggatttgaaccagtctgttctttttttttttttttgcggtacgccggcctctcactgttgtggcctcttctgtttgcggagcacaggctccggacgcgcaggctcagcggccatggctcacgggcccagccgctccgcggcatcggggcacgaacccgcctcccctgcatcggcaggcggactctcaaccactgcaccaccagggaagccccagtctgttCTTTTAATCAGAGAGACATTGAATAATGCTGGGTAAAAATTGCCACACATGCAATCtcaagttctaaaagaaaaaagctatgatatgtgtagtttaaaaaaaaagaaaataaatatataatacacagtttatttaatctctttgcTCATATTTCTCACCTGAACATCAGGGTTAGCgatagtacctacttcacaagGTGAGAATCAAGTGAGTTAATGTATATAATAGGGCTTGGAACAGCGCTTACACACAGTAAGCATGACATAAGTATTAGCTGATATCATTTTGTTTAATTAGCATATGCATTATCCATATAGCTTTGAGCCTAAACTTTATAGATCACCATATAGATGAAAATGTATATCAAACTAGTGTTGTGTTAAGCCTCAGTGAAGCAGACTCCCAGGAGCAGTGATGAGAGACATTTTCCTGGGCCTGGTTTGGGCATCTATCCAGCGTGGCTTCTGACCAGCTGCAGATATGGGTCCAGGTATCAGCCCTCAGGGACTGAGTAACCACCAGGATTGGCTGTTGGAGTCTTCTTTTCCCGCCTTTGTGATGGAGTAATTACCAAGCAGTGGGAAAGGGAACCTGAGATGGAGCTTTCTGAATCCTCCCCTTTGGCCCCAGGGCCTGAATCCTTGTGAAGAGTCTATCCTAGAGCCCTGGGATGGGCCCCCTGACTGTCCAGCTGACCAGGTCTGTGTGttgcaggtggggctggggaagaagAAGTGCCTGTATGCTCTGGAGGAGGGGATAGTCCGCTACACTAAGGAGGTCTACGTGCCCAGTCCCAGCAACTCGGAGGCTGTGGATCTGGTCACCAGGCTGCCCGAGGGGGCTGTGCTCTACAAGACTTTTGTCCACGTGGTTCCTGCCAAGCCTGAGGGCACCTTCAAACTGGTAGCTATGCTTTGACCTCCGGGTTGAGGCCTTTGGACAGAGACTGGAGCCCAGGTGACAGGAGAGGGTGGTACCAGACGTCATCAAGGGTTGGAGTGACGACAAGGCCTCCTGAGGAAGAAGTCTGCTTGGTGGTGACTGCAGGAGACTGTGAAGTGACTGGCTGGGAAGCCCTTTGGGAGACCTGACCTGGGGCCAAAAATAAAGTTAGCTGGAGCCATGAGTCTCTGCTATTTGGGGACAAACCTGGATGGAGTGGCTTACTGATCTGTTATCCatgttctcaagtgcacacagcaGGGAGCCTCAAAGCAGGAAAGAGGCCTGTCAGAGTGCGGAAATGAGAAGAGGGGACTTCATTTGGAGGAGGGGATCCCTTTAGCACCATCCCCCAAAGGGTAGGGAAGAGGAGTGCTTGTGCTTGAGGGTGttcctgctccttcccctcctggATCCCACAGAAGTCGCTGGGGAAGAGTGGGTGGGGGGGCGACCAAGGGGCCAATAGAGGAAGCCAGCGTGGTCATGTTCCTCTCCTGGAGCCACATTCAGAGGGAGCTGGGGCGGCAGCCCCAGAAATGGCCACATGGCAGaccccttcctgcctctgtggGTCCAGAGCAGAGAGGCCCCATCTGGCCTGGAATACCAGTGTCCTTCCAATGATGAGGCAGAATGGGTGACAGATGGGCTTCTTCCTGTTACCCAGAGAGACACCTAGCTCGCATTCTTTCCTGATTCTTGGTTTCTCTCAAACCGTAAACTGCAGCAAAGAATCTGGCTTTAGGAGTACTCAGTCTGGGCCTAgagtgggctgggggcaggcctTCATTGTCAGCCCAAGACCTTTAGAAGCTGGGCTTCGAGAGCAAGGGTGAGGAAGGAAGTCTCAGCAGGGGCGGACAGACGTCCTGACTGTTGGAGGTAGGCGATGCTGGCTGCAGCCCCAGAGAGGGCTTGCAGAGTTAGTGCCTTCCTCCCAAGCACTCTTCTTTGCCCTGAAGGCAGAAGCTCGAGGGGTTGAGGGCAGAGAAGTCTAATTCTGGAGGTCTGCCTTGAATTTGTCACCTTGATTCTCAGGGCATGACCCCAGATTTCCCACCTCCTGCAAAGGTGGCCCAGGGTTTGTTGAGGTTCACTTTGGCTTCCTTCCCATAGGGTCTTGTACCAAGGCCCAGCTCGGGGAGATTGTTGGAAGCGTCTCCCTAGGCTCAACGCTGTCCTTGCCAGTCCCTGCCGGTCTCCGCCAGTCCcctggagaagggggaaggggcgaGATGGAAGAGTGTGTTCCCTCCCATAGCATTTCCCTGAGCAGGCAGGTGGCTGCTTCCTGGCGTGGGTGAGCAGAGCCATGGTTGGGTGGTAGTGCAGGCAGTGACCTTGGGGCCTCCTCATAGCTGGATGGCAGCTGGGGGAGGTAGAGCAAAGACATTACCCATtcccgtacacacacacacaccccccacacacatgcTCTTTCTTTGGactttgctttctgtgtctcctCTCCCCCAGTGATGGTCCTTCCTGCAGACAAGTTGAATCTTAGAGCTGTTGGTTCCATGGAAGCTCTTCTGCCCAGCCTAAATCGCTTCCCTGGACTGGGGTCTGCCATCCTTTCCTCTACCCAAAGAGGTGAAGTGAGGCCTCTAGCCAAATCCTGGGGCTCGCCATCCGTGGTCCTTTCCTTGTCCCAGAGGCTCTGATTAGgcatttacatacagtaaaaaaagtaataaggaaAAATACTCAGTTCTTCCACTCAAGGCTGGGAGGGCTGAACATTCACCTACCTCTCTGCAGGCCCAGAGCCAGAAGCGCTGTGCAATCAGCTGGTGCATCTGCTGCCGCCGGTCCTTCTTTTGAACACTTTCATAGCTgggcaggcaggctggctccCATAGGGATAGCTGGTAGCTGCTGCGTAGCCCCACACAATACCTCACCCCCCTGGGGATAGCCCTGTGACTAAGGGAGCCAGGCAGGCTTGCGCAGCTGTTCTCCAGCTTCCATCTGGACCCTTTCCACCAGGATGAGCCTAAGATCAGGGTACCACACATGCTTCTCTCCAAGGAGTCTCTCTAGGCTTCCTCGCCTTCTTTCCCTAGCCACACTAGGCCCTGGTACACACCTCTCCCCCCACCGTCCTCCCTCACCTGCATCCCCTGGGACTCTCAGCACCTTTCCACTGCCTGGACCTCCTATGGCATCCTATGGTGCTGAAGCAGGGAGAGGGGCAGTCCTGGGGATCATGAAGGATGACTCATAGTGAAGCTCGGGGTTTAGGGTCAGCGAGCAAGAGAGCAGAACCCAAACGCTTGTCCCCATGTCCTCTCCCCATCTTGTTCTCTCCCTCCACCAGTCCAAGGCACAAAGCCCAGACCCTTAGCATGTCTGAAATGCACTCGGGTATAAAGAAATTCACCCCTTTCTGGCCACTAGCTCATTCTTTCACAATCTGGCAGCCAGCTCTGATGACCCTAGTGGGAGAGTCAGAGAACACCTTCTGTCCCCACCTCTCCATCCTCTGTCTGGTGCTCAGAGTTGGCGTTGGAGCCTGGGGAGGCTGCAGGTCTGaagatttcttttgctttttgtacCCAGCATCCCATGTGGTGCCCCGTCCCTGGGAAGAGGACTGACAGTACGGTAGTCACCACCCACAGAAGTTGGCTCTGGGCTTTCCCCTGGGAGCTAGGAGCCTGTGGGCCTTGCTTGGAGAGTTGGGAAGACCATTGTCTTCACCAGCAGCTCCCAGTACTGGGTCCTGTTTCACAATGGCCAGAGAGGAGGCTGGCCACGATGTTGCTAACCCTTTCCACACTACTTCCTTGGTCCAGAGGGAACCCAGACTGGAAGATGCGGGTCCATAGAGTAGAACCAAAGGCCCCTTCCATACTGAGCAGAGAGCAGAGGACGTGGCAGCCCTGGGGCTTCGCTGGTACAGCAGCACAACAGGATGGCCATGATAAAAACTGGCATGAAACTCTCCTCCCCGCCAGATGCACCAGGCATCAGAGGTTCAGCCTGGGCCTGGCAGGCACGGACCCATCTCACCTCCCCAGATTGAAATTCCACTCCAGAAGTTGAGCAGGAATGACCTGGCTGGGACTAGTATCAGCTTGACATGCAGGGGAAATGGGCAGGCAGCTCCCTTTTTGCTGCTGCATCAATTCCCTGTGGCAGAGATTTGTGAGGGAGGACAGGGCAGCTATATCCTATCTTCCTTCACCCCAGGGAAGGAGTGATGTGTGTAAGGGAGTTTACAGAGGGACACATTCGGGAAGGAGAAGGAGCTTGTGGCGGGGCAGACACCCTTAGAAACTGGATCTgaagaggcaggggtgggaggactTGAGTCTGAAGTCAAACTCCTGGTGCCCAGACTCTCTTCCACTATCATAGACTGTAGCATCATAGAACACAGCAGGGAAGGGACCTCAGGGTTCATATACTAGCCAAACACAGCATTCTCCCCAAGTGGCTTGCTTTAGGTGACCCTATAGATGAAGAAGCTGGGCTTCTGGCCTCTGGTGAGGGGCCAAGTGTGCATCTGCCCCAACTCTGAACTTGGGACAGCAATGGGTACTCACCAGTGGCCACAACTATGTCTAGGAGGCTGTTCTCTGCGGTGATCTCTGCACAGGGAACAGCAGTGGCAGAGCGGTGCCAAGAAAGGGCACTGGACTTAAATGACCTTGAAGACAGCCACAGGATGGGCGCCCCCCCTCTGCCGGCCCCACCCACCATCCCCACAGGGCCAGCCCTCAACCCAGGATCCCTGGCCCAGAGGAGCAGCTTCATTCAGAGCCATGGTATCTGTGAGCAGCTCTCCAGATTCTCAGCTTCTGCCCCTGCTTGTCCTGGTCAGTACCATGCCAGGACCTAGTGTCCCACAGATGGCACTCCACTCTGCAGGCCTGGCAGCCACGAGGGTCCCTCAACAACCTGCAGGAGAAGGGGTTGGCGGGAACAGGCTAGGCTTCTGCTAAACCAGAAGACAGCCAGGGGAGCTCCACCTCGCCCAGATCTCTGCACCTCTCAGTCCTGATCCCCTCCCAGCCCTACTCtgcacccccctcccccgccacttcCCATCAGCTCAGGTGACAGGACTCCAAATGCCAACTGTCCTCTGGTCTTTGCTCCCATCTCTAATGGAACTGAGGTGTCCGTGGTTGTCCTGGAAACCAGGCACAAAATACAAAAGCCTCTCTCCCCAGGCTCTTCCCGTCCCTCCAAAGGAATTCTTGGGCAGCTCTGGGGGCCcaggccccccgcccccaccccacttccGCCTGGCTGTTATTCCGATTTTGACCCCAGGGGCCCAGCCAGGGGAGGATTTCAAAGCCTGAAAAAGCTCAAGCCTCTGGGTTGAGCTAACCCTACAGAAAGATGAGGGTGGGGGACACTGTTGGCCAGGAATTCAGTCCAAGTAGCTGCACTCACTTGCCTCAGTGACCTGGACAGGGGAGAGGATGGAGTCATGAAGCCTACTCCTGGTCCCACATTGCTTCTAATTCATGGGGCCAAGACAAACCAGCCAGAGtagggggctggggctggacttTAGTTTTCCTGCCAGCCTGCAAATTAGAATTGCCTGAGGGAGCTCTGAACCCACACCAGTGTTGGGTTGCCACCTCAGAGCAATTAACTCAGAACCCTCAGTCTGGATCCCCATCCACTGGGCTAAGCTCAAAATGGTCACAGCAGGTGACTGGGACCTGGTGTAATAGGATGGGAGTGGCAGGGGCTGAAACAGAGGGCATGTCCCACCTAAGTTCCAAAAATAAGACTTTGGAAACAGTTGTGCTAGACCAACGACAGCATAGCCACAGCCTGGGTTAAACCTGCTGGCTGGTCTGTGAATCATTAGTCAGCAGAGTCTAAATGCTCTGATATTTACTGCCTGTGCCTGATATGCTAAACacagttattaatttttttttaaattgatctaAAGGctgatgtaaaacaaaacaaaaaacttttagaGAACCAGATTAGAACTTCAGATGTTCTATAAAATAGGAGCCAGAAAAAAAGCAATCATCTCAGCCCTTGGACCCAAACACTATTTCCTTGGAGCACTTGCTGTTAGCTCCTTCCTCATTACCTGCCTTAGGAGAGCAGGAGAATGTAGTGACAGAGAGGCGTGGAGTCCTCCTGCCTCCACCTGAAGCCTGCAGCCACCAACTAACAGCTTTGACTTTGGGTTCATCATTTCAGTTTCCTGGTGTGCTAAAGGACAATAATAAAATTGCCTGCCTCAAagggctgtgaggattaaatgagatactccACGCAAGGTCAGCACAGTGGCTGAACAAACCAAAACCCCAACGCTGCCACTGGTGGTCAGGGGTGCCCTCTCCTGGCAACTTGAAAAACTTGACACATGGCAGCCTGGGCTGGAACTGAGCCCTTTGTTTCCCAAGCTGAGCTGACCGAGCCAGCGTGACTGGCTGATAGGGTGATTTTAAAGGTCTGAGAAACCTTCACCTTTGCTCCCACATTAAGTAAGGTGTGAAGGACTGATACTGAGCCAAGGCTGACAATGGTGGAAAagtgggaggggagaaagggCTTGAGAAATGGAGGGAGGCTGGACAAACCTTTCCAACATGGCCCTCCCAGGTGCTAAGGCAGCGGCTAGGAACCCATGCCACCACTGCTCCTGCTCGTACATGGGGCAATGGTAACTACCAGGCCCTGGCTGGGATTGCCTCCGTCCTTGAGGCTGCCCCGTAACTCAGAACTGGGCAGGAAACAGCGAGGACTTCTGGGATGGGCCCTGGTGACTCCAGAGACGGAGAAGCAAGCCTCTGCCTTGGCCGGGCAGCAAGGGAGGAAGTGCCGGGTCAGGACTCTGAAGAACTGTCTCCTGCTGGCCCACTGGGTGACAATGGGGAAGTCTCtgagcctctctgggcctgtttacCCCTCAGAAAAAGAGGGGTCTGGATTAGATGGGTTCTTGTGTCccttctagctttttttttttttttttttttttctgtacgcgggcctctcactgttgtggcctctccctttgtggagcacaggctccggacgcgcaggctcagcggccatggctcacgggcccagccgctccgcggcatgtgggatcttcccggaccggggcacgaacccgtgtcccctgcatcggcaggcggattctcaaccactgcgccaccagggaagcccccttctagCTCTCTGATGGATTCTAAACTGTTCCCGCTCTGGGGGAATGAGACCTCCACCTTCTGCCAAAGTACCAGCCAAGACTTTTAGGAGAAGAGGGCCCAACAGTGATGGCTCTCTGACACCCAGGAGGAAAACCACAGAGGCTCAGTtgagagagatagagatatattTCTTCTGTTGCATATTTCAGACTTCACACTGAGCTTCAGGCACAATGCTACTCCAGGTTCTTCTGAGAGCCCTGGCAGAGTCTTCTTCCCATGCTACTCATGAGGGCTCGCCCCAGGCCCTGCTTGCAGTTCTGGGTACCTGGGAGACTCCACAATGGTCTCAGTAGGCCCTGGTGCCCTGCTTTCCCATCAAGGGGCAGGGG
This region of Physeter macrocephalus isolate SW-GA chromosome 14, ASM283717v5, whole genome shotgun sequence genomic DNA includes:
- the MRPL27 gene encoding large ribosomal subunit protein bL27m, with the protein product MALAVLSLRTRTAVTALLSPPQATALAVRYASKKTGGSSKNLGGKSPGKRFGIKKMEGHYVHAGNILATQRHFRWHPGAHVGLGKKKCLYALEEGIVRYTKEVYVPSPSNSEAVDLVTRLPEGAVLYKTFVHVVPAKPEGTFKLVAML